One genomic segment of uncultured Tolumonas sp. includes these proteins:
- a CDS encoding general secretion pathway protein GspB: MSLLTSASRQAKRVEQAHFFMPESLSGEPGRRGLWLAWLLGLPVCLALGAATNYGWHLLHNDPVVQKIEVPHATELPYKPAEQNYEFATEPLPEEITPEPNLAIDPTTAEPSNAKSAEPVAEVDSKSTLEKRFMQAVNDTGQSAPPASATVTESEATPLAALPARISQQVAAMKYGAHVYSSVPANRTININGRDYHEGDEVVSGVVLLRIEANASIFRVGSQSFSLNALTDWRGY, from the coding sequence ATGTCACTATTAACCTCCGCATCTCGTCAGGCAAAACGAGTAGAACAAGCACATTTTTTCATGCCGGAAAGTCTTTCCGGTGAGCCAGGTCGTCGGGGGCTGTGGCTGGCATGGTTACTCGGTTTACCGGTCTGTCTTGCGCTCGGTGCTGCGACAAATTATGGCTGGCATCTGTTGCATAACGACCCGGTGGTACAAAAAATTGAAGTGCCACATGCAACGGAATTACCTTATAAGCCCGCAGAGCAAAATTATGAATTTGCTACCGAACCCTTGCCTGAAGAAATAACGCCAGAGCCAAATCTGGCGATAGACCCGACAACTGCTGAACCATCTAATGCCAAATCAGCAGAACCAGTCGCCGAGGTCGATTCAAAAAGTACGTTGGAAAAACGTTTTATGCAGGCAGTGAATGATACAGGACAGTCTGCTCCGCCTGCTTCGGCCACAGTTACCGAATCAGAAGCAACGCCATTGGCTGCATTACCCGCCCGGATCAGCCAGCAGGTTGCAGCAATGAAATATGGTGCACATGTTTATTCTTCTGTGCCGGCAAATCGCACCATCAATATTAATGGCCGGGATTATCATGAAGGAGATGAAGTGGTCAGTGGTGTGGTTTTACTGCGCATTGAAGCGAATGCCAGTATTTTTCGTGTTGGCTCGCAAAGTTTCAGTTTAAATGCGCTGACCGACTGGCGGGGCTATTGA
- a CDS encoding AAA family ATPase — MYKAFFSLTENPFSISPNPKYLYMSDRHTEALTHLVYGLRDGGGFVLLTGEVGTGKTTVSRCLRQQLPDDTDLAFILNPSLSTEELLASVCDAFQLTYSQPATLKILFDTLHHFLLQNHQAGRRTLLVIDEAQHLMPDVLEQLRLLTNLETDDAKLLQIVLIGQPELQQLLRQPLLRQLAQRITARYHLLPLDLNDVDSYVRFRLQVAGCLQPIFTPSAIRALHRLSGGIPRVINLICERALLGAYAAGRERINDKLLAQAAYEAIGVRDEGSTGAVLAFSLAGMLMLAAGWFSWQQWGFLPKHPVKKVTVQVALPPDAKLVKRFDQAIAEASYEDQAVQQLYRVWGFETAIDEARCDNAQRARLGCVQGQASLDDIIKLNYPVVARLTGKHGQDFYAVVLHVADGQADVLLGSDRWQVSQEWLNKVWGQDYTALWQLPESNNKVISKRSGPADVLWLETVVSQALHQPPRNKLSRFDTQLTTKVRQFQKQEGLTADGVAGEQTLLRLVVRSRESVPRLNGRIPAQQTVNNGSDSSEGGAS, encoded by the coding sequence ATGTATAAAGCCTTTTTTAGTCTGACGGAAAATCCGTTTTCGATATCGCCGAATCCTAAATACCTCTATATGAGTGATCGCCATACCGAAGCGTTGACACATTTAGTCTACGGTTTACGCGATGGTGGTGGATTTGTTTTACTGACCGGTGAAGTTGGTACCGGGAAAACCACCGTGTCACGCTGTTTACGACAGCAATTGCCAGACGATACCGATCTGGCATTTATTCTGAACCCCTCGTTATCGACCGAAGAGCTGCTGGCTTCTGTCTGTGACGCCTTCCAGCTCACTTATTCACAGCCCGCCACGTTAAAAATATTGTTTGATACTTTGCATCATTTTCTCTTACAAAATCATCAAGCCGGGCGACGGACGCTACTGGTGATCGATGAAGCACAGCATCTGATGCCAGACGTATTGGAGCAATTACGCTTATTAACCAATTTAGAAACTGATGATGCCAAATTGCTGCAGATCGTGCTGATAGGTCAGCCGGAACTGCAACAACTGTTACGGCAACCGTTATTACGGCAATTAGCACAGCGGATCACGGCCCGTTATCACCTGTTACCGTTAGATCTGAATGACGTTGATTCGTATGTTCGTTTTCGTCTGCAGGTTGCCGGCTGTTTGCAACCGATATTTACGCCATCGGCGATCAGAGCGTTACACCGCTTAAGTGGCGGCATTCCACGCGTGATCAATTTGATCTGTGAACGTGCTTTGCTGGGAGCCTATGCCGCCGGACGTGAGCGGATTAATGATAAATTACTGGCACAGGCCGCTTATGAAGCAATCGGTGTTCGTGATGAAGGTAGTACCGGCGCGGTATTAGCTTTTTCACTGGCGGGCATGCTGATGTTGGCTGCTGGCTGGTTTAGCTGGCAACAGTGGGGATTTTTACCAAAACATCCCGTGAAAAAAGTAACAGTACAAGTTGCTTTACCGCCGGATGCCAAATTGGTGAAACGCTTTGATCAAGCCATTGCGGAAGCCAGTTATGAAGATCAGGCTGTTCAACAGTTGTATCGGGTATGGGGTTTTGAAACGGCGATTGATGAGGCGCGTTGTGATAATGCACAACGCGCACGATTAGGTTGTGTGCAAGGCCAAGCCTCGCTCGATGACATTATTAAGTTGAATTATCCGGTTGTTGCCCGTTTGACGGGAAAACACGGGCAGGATTTTTATGCCGTGGTGTTGCATGTTGCCGATGGTCAGGCTGATGTATTGTTAGGGAGTGATCGTTGGCAAGTATCGCAAGAATGGCTCAATAAAGTGTGGGGACAAGATTACACCGCGCTTTGGCAACTGCCAGAAAGTAATAATAAAGTTATTTCTAAACGCAGTGGCCCAGCCGATGTGTTGTGGTTGGAAACCGTAGTAAGTCAGGCATTACATCAACCACCACGGAATAAATTATCGCGGTTTGATACACAACTGACGACTAAGGTGCGTCAGTTCCAGAAACAAGAAGGGCTGACTGCCGATGGTGTTGCGGGTGAACAAACTCTGTTACGGCTGGTGGTTCGAAGCCGAGAATCAGTGCCGCGTCTGAATGGCCGCATTCCAGCCCAGCAAACAGTCAATAACGGCAGCGATAGTTCAGAAGGAGGCGCCAGCTAA
- a CDS encoding multifunctional CCA addition/repair protein, producing MQIYLVGGAVRDNLLGLPVTERDYVVVGSEAQTLLDLGYQPVGRDFPVFLHPQTKEEYALARIERKQGKGYTGFACYAAPDVTLEQDLLRRDLTINAIAQDQSGQLYDPYGGINDLNDRILRHISPAFSEDPLRVLRVARFAARFHHLGFSIAPETLALMRQLSRSGELNHLTPERVWKELEKVLSNRNPQIFFEILHDCEALNVLLPEVEALFGVPARPDWHPEVDTGIHVMMALREASQRSDLLAVRFATLCHDLGKAQTPEHVLPSHHGHGDRGLPLIRNLCQRLRVPNDCRDLALLVSELHSLVHTALQLRPATMLKLFDRLDVWRKPERLSQLLLCCQADFHGRLGFAEREYLQPSYVQEAYDAAAAIAVRPIVEAGYTGEAIRQQLSRRRIFAIRDVHCRWNDI from the coding sequence GTGCAAATATATCTGGTTGGTGGAGCTGTACGTGACAATCTGCTGGGGTTGCCAGTCACAGAACGGGATTATGTCGTAGTTGGTAGTGAAGCACAGACATTATTAGATTTAGGCTACCAGCCTGTGGGTCGTGATTTTCCCGTATTTTTGCATCCACAAACCAAAGAAGAGTACGCACTGGCACGTATTGAGCGTAAACAAGGCAAAGGTTACACCGGTTTTGCCTGTTACGCTGCCCCCGATGTTACATTGGAGCAAGATCTTTTGCGCCGCGATCTGACGATCAATGCCATTGCACAAGATCAATCTGGCCAGCTTTACGATCCTTATGGCGGGATCAACGATCTGAATGATCGTATCTTGCGTCATATCTCCCCCGCCTTTAGTGAAGACCCGTTGCGCGTATTACGTGTCGCTCGTTTTGCGGCACGCTTTCATCATCTGGGGTTTTCCATTGCACCGGAAACACTGGCGCTCATGCGCCAACTCAGTCGTAGCGGTGAGTTAAACCATCTGACACCCGAACGCGTGTGGAAAGAGCTGGAAAAAGTATTATCCAATCGCAATCCGCAGATCTTTTTTGAGATCCTGCATGATTGCGAAGCGTTAAACGTGTTATTGCCGGAAGTGGAAGCACTGTTTGGCGTACCGGCACGCCCGGACTGGCACCCGGAAGTGGATACCGGTATTCATGTCATGATGGCATTACGCGAAGCCAGTCAACGCAGTGATTTACTGGCGGTACGTTTTGCGACTCTTTGCCATGATTTAGGCAAGGCACAAACCCCTGAACATGTTTTACCAAGCCATCATGGGCATGGCGATCGCGGTTTGCCTTTGATCCGCAACTTGTGTCAGCGGTTGAGAGTGCCCAATGATTGCCGCGATCTGGCCTTGTTAGTCAGCGAATTGCATTCGTTGGTGCATACCGCATTACAACTGCGTCCGGCAACCATGCTGAAACTGTTTGATCGGTTGGATGTCTGGCGCAAGCCTGAGCGCTTGTCACAGCTGTTACTCTGCTGTCAGGCCGATTTTCACGGTCGCCTTGGTTTTGCTGAGCGAGAATATTTGCAACCGAGTTATGTGCAAGAAGCGTATGACGCCGCTGCCGCTATCGCGGTCAGACCGATTGTGGAAGCCGGTTACACGGGGGAAGCCATACGGCAACAACTCAGTCGCCGCCGTATTTTTGCGATCCGCGACGTGCATTGTCGCTGGAACGATATCTAA
- the folK gene encoding 2-amino-4-hydroxy-6-hydroxymethyldihydropteridine diphosphokinase — translation MARIYIGVGSNIEREHYLRAGWQALQQVFSACCCSTVYESDAVGFDGAPFYNLVIAAETRHGVAEVAAQLRAIEFAHGRPADARKFSGRTLDLDLLAYDELVVTTPVELPRSEILHNAFVLRPFAELAPQWRHPLAEMTLAQLWSEYDAERQPLRAVEFDWR, via the coding sequence ATGGCCCGTATTTATATCGGTGTCGGTTCGAACATCGAACGGGAACATTATCTACGCGCAGGCTGGCAAGCTTTGCAGCAAGTGTTCTCGGCATGCTGTTGTTCCACGGTTTATGAAAGTGATGCGGTCGGTTTTGACGGCGCACCCTTTTATAATTTGGTGATTGCTGCGGAAACCAGGCATGGTGTGGCAGAGGTGGCAGCGCAATTGCGGGCCATTGAGTTTGCCCATGGCCGTCCGGCAGATGCGCGCAAATTTTCCGGACGGACACTGGATCTGGATCTGCTGGCCTATGATGAGCTGGTGGTGACAACGCCGGTGGAGTTACCGCGCAGCGAGATCCTGCATAATGCGTTTGTGTTGCGTCCGTTTGCTGAGCTGGCGCCACAATGGCGGCATCCTCTCGCAGAGATGACGCTGGCGCAATTGTGGTCTGAATATGATGCTGAGCGCCAGCCCCTACGCGCCGTGGAATTCGACTGGCGTTAA
- the folB gene encoding dihydroneopterin aldolase: MDKVFIDHLEVYCTIGVYEWEKQITQKLVLDLEMDFDTQAAGEQDDMSLALDYAAVSKRVTDMISTRPIGLVEAVAEQTAQLLLTEFPILRVRVRVTKPGAVVNARGVGVEIIREA; this comes from the coding sequence ATGGATAAAGTCTTTATCGATCATCTCGAAGTTTATTGCACTATTGGTGTGTATGAATGGGAAAAACAGATCACCCAGAAACTGGTGCTGGATCTGGAAATGGATTTTGATACCCAAGCCGCTGGTGAGCAGGACGATATGTCATTGGCTCTGGATTATGCGGCGGTGTCAAAACGTGTCACCGATATGATCAGTACTCGCCCGATTGGCTTAGTTGAGGCGGTGGCGGAACAGACGGCCCAGTTGCTGTTGACTGAGTTTCCGATCTTGCGGGTGCGAGTGCGGGTGACGAAACCGGGGGCAGTGGTCAATGCCCGTGGTGTCGGGGTTGAGATCATTCGGGAGGCATAA
- the plsY gene encoding glycerol-3-phosphate 1-O-acyltransferase PlsY produces MLALAFAMTGMAYLLGSISNAVLISRCCGLPDPRDYGSHNPGATNVLRSGNRIAALIVFLLDMLKGTLPVYLTWYLGIPPVYLGFIGIAACLGHMYPLYFHFRGGKGVATALGALMPLGLDMGSFMILTWLLVLLLTGYSSLAALAAALLAPLYTYCLKPEFTLPVAMLCCLIILRHHENISRLLHGREPKIWPNNPLRRHRR; encoded by the coding sequence ATGCTCGCTCTCGCTTTTGCCATGACTGGCATGGCTTATTTGCTGGGATCAATCAGTAACGCCGTCTTAATCAGCCGTTGCTGTGGCCTACCCGACCCCCGCGACTATGGCTCACATAACCCCGGCGCGACGAATGTATTGCGTTCCGGTAACCGTATTGCCGCCCTGATCGTGTTTCTGCTGGATATGCTAAAAGGCACCCTGCCGGTTTATCTGACCTGGTATCTCGGCATTCCACCGGTCTATCTCGGCTTTATCGGTATCGCCGCCTGTTTAGGGCATATGTACCCGCTGTATTTCCATTTCCGCGGCGGCAAAGGTGTCGCCACCGCGCTTGGCGCCCTGATGCCACTCGGGCTGGATATGGGTAGCTTTATGATCCTGACCTGGCTGCTGGTCTTGCTGCTCACCGGCTATTCATCGCTGGCGGCATTAGCAGCGGCGTTATTGGCACCGCTGTATACCTATTGCCTGAAACCCGAATTTACCCTGCCCGTAGCCATGCTCTGTTGCCTGATCATTCTGCGTCACCACGAGAATATCAGCCGCCTGCTACATGGCCGCGAGCCCAAGATCTGGCCCAATAACCCGTTACGGCGTCACCGGCGCTAA
- the tsaD gene encoding tRNA (adenosine(37)-N6)-threonylcarbamoyltransferase complex transferase subunit TsaD — MRVLGIETSCDETGIAIFDDQLGILAHQLYSQIKLHADYGGVVPELASRDHIRKTLPLIEAALQQAGCRSEDLDGIAYTAGPGLVGALLVGATIARSLAMAWDKPAIPVHHMEGHLLAPMLEEHTPEFPFVALLVSGGHTLLVRVDGIGQYKILGESVDDAAGEAFDKTAKLLGLDYPGGAALSKLAEQGTAGRFVFPRPMTDRPGLDFSFSGLKTFAANTIRSLGDDEQTRADIAHAFQTAVVDTLAIKCKRALQETGLKRLVIAGGVSANKQLRTELAAVMKKLGGEVFYPRPEFCTDNGAMIAFAGLQRLKAGHTTGLEIVVQPRWNLETLAPVTP, encoded by the coding sequence ATGCGGGTATTAGGCATCGAAACTTCTTGTGATGAAACCGGGATCGCGATCTTTGACGATCAACTCGGGATCCTCGCGCATCAATTATACAGCCAAATTAAATTACATGCCGACTATGGCGGGGTGGTGCCGGAATTGGCCAGCCGTGATCATATCCGCAAAACATTACCCTTGATTGAAGCGGCATTACAGCAGGCCGGTTGTCGATCCGAGGATCTGGACGGGATCGCATATACTGCCGGCCCGGGCTTAGTGGGGGCGTTGTTGGTTGGCGCTACCATTGCGCGTTCATTGGCGATGGCTTGGGATAAACCGGCGATCCCGGTGCATCACATGGAAGGGCATTTACTGGCACCGATGTTAGAAGAGCATACGCCTGAGTTTCCTTTTGTGGCATTGCTGGTTTCCGGTGGCCACACCTTGCTGGTGCGTGTGGACGGCATTGGTCAATATAAGATCCTCGGCGAATCAGTCGATGACGCAGCCGGTGAAGCTTTTGATAAAACAGCGAAATTATTGGGGCTGGATTACCCTGGTGGTGCGGCATTATCCAAATTAGCCGAGCAGGGTACGGCCGGACGGTTTGTGTTCCCGCGTCCGATGACAGATCGTCCGGGGCTGGATTTTAGTTTTTCCGGCTTAAAGACTTTTGCGGCCAATACGATCCGCAGCCTGGGTGATGATGAGCAAACCCGTGCGGATATCGCACATGCCTTCCAGACGGCCGTGGTTGATACACTGGCTATTAAGTGTAAACGGGCCTTGCAGGAAACCGGTCTGAAGCGGTTGGTGATTGCTGGTGGTGTCAGCGCGAACAAACAATTACGCACAGAATTAGCGGCAGTGATGAAAAAGCTGGGTGGTGAAGTGTTTTATCCGCGCCCGGAATTTTGTACCGATAATGGTGCCATGATCGCTTTTGCGGGTTTGCAGCGCCTGAAAGCGGGGCATACCACCGGGCTTGAGATTGTGGTTCAGCCGCGCTGGAATCTGGAAACCTTAGCGCCGGTGACGCCGTAA
- the rpsU gene encoding 30S ribosomal protein S21 yields MPVIKVRENEPFDVALRRFKRSCEKAGVLSDVRSREFYEKPTTIRKRAKASAVKRHMKKLARENARRNRLY; encoded by the coding sequence ATGCCAGTTATTAAAGTACGTGAAAACGAGCCATTCGACGTAGCTCTGCGTCGCTTCAAACGCTCCTGCGAAAAAGCAGGTGTTCTGTCTGACGTTCGCAGCCGCGAATTTTACGAAAAGCCAACTACTATTCGTAAACGCGCTAAAGCGTCTGCAGTAAAACGTCACATGAAGAAACTGGCTCGCGAAAACGCACGTCGTAACCGTCTGTACTAA
- the dnaG gene encoding DNA primase translates to MAGKIPQSFIDDLLNRTDIIELIDGRVHLKKAGKNYQACCPFHNEKSPSFSVSPEKQFYHCFGCGAHGNAIGFLMEYDGLNFPDAVGELASLHGLTVPNDQPFHNQGPAPSADHYQLMEWAARYFQNQLKSAPQAIEYLKGRGLTGEIVKQFAIGYAPGGWDGLRQTLVRSAASEAQLVELGMLIGRDGGGSYDRFRDRIMFPIRDRRGRVIGFGGRVLGDGTPKYLNSPETPIFHKGKELFGLYQVKERHRNPARILIVEGYMDVVALAQFGVDYAVASLGTSTTSDHMHLLFRTTSEVVCCYDGDNAGREAAWRALENALPSLQDGKDLRFVFLPQEHDPDSFIREFGQAVFEQKLDNAQSYADFLFERLTRDLNLSGEAGQNELANKAIALIRRVPEGFNRESLLTKLSAQLRWGENEKRLREIFRRQEQEAQQTATAAKPGGKIKLTLIRRAIALIVQHPAVAALLPPLPDVLKSLKEPGIEVLLTLLAQLHNNPMSTGQLLELWRDTKEGRALAQLAMLDELTAGDNIQQELEDVCDRLLDLYLQQRLDSLLNQHQLNLEEKQELQFLLTEYKRSTK, encoded by the coding sequence ATGGCTGGCAAAATCCCGCAATCGTTTATTGATGATCTGCTGAATCGTACCGATATTATCGAGTTAATCGACGGTCGTGTTCATCTGAAAAAAGCCGGTAAGAACTATCAGGCTTGTTGTCCATTTCATAACGAAAAATCGCCTTCTTTCTCTGTTAGTCCGGAAAAACAGTTCTATCACTGCTTTGGCTGTGGTGCGCACGGCAACGCCATTGGCTTTCTGATGGAGTATGACGGGCTGAACTTTCCCGATGCCGTTGGTGAACTGGCGAGTCTGCACGGTTTAACCGTACCCAACGATCAACCTTTTCACAACCAAGGGCCAGCCCCCTCAGCCGATCACTATCAACTGATGGAATGGGCAGCGCGTTATTTCCAAAATCAGTTAAAAAGTGCCCCACAGGCGATTGAATACCTGAAAGGACGTGGTTTAACGGGCGAGATCGTTAAACAATTTGCGATTGGGTATGCGCCAGGCGGCTGGGATGGTTTACGCCAGACGCTGGTTCGTTCAGCAGCCAGCGAAGCACAGTTGGTTGAACTGGGCATGTTGATCGGGCGTGATGGCGGCGGCAGTTATGATCGCTTCCGTGATCGGATCATGTTTCCTATCCGCGATCGTCGCGGTCGGGTTATTGGTTTTGGTGGCCGCGTTTTGGGTGATGGCACGCCCAAATATCTCAACTCACCGGAAACGCCGATTTTTCATAAAGGCAAAGAGCTGTTTGGCCTGTATCAGGTCAAAGAACGGCATCGCAATCCGGCCCGCATCCTGATCGTCGAAGGTTATATGGATGTGGTGGCACTGGCGCAATTCGGTGTTGACTACGCGGTGGCCTCGCTGGGCACTTCAACAACCTCAGATCATATGCATCTGTTATTCCGCACCACTTCTGAAGTGGTGTGTTGTTACGACGGCGATAATGCCGGTCGAGAAGCAGCCTGGCGTGCACTGGAAAATGCCCTGCCCAGCTTGCAGGATGGTAAAGATCTGCGTTTTGTGTTTCTGCCACAAGAACATGATCCAGATAGCTTTATCCGCGAATTTGGTCAGGCAGTTTTTGAACAAAAACTGGATAATGCCCAATCGTATGCCGACTTTTTGTTTGAACGTCTGACACGAGATTTGAATTTAAGTGGTGAAGCCGGACAAAATGAACTAGCCAATAAAGCGATTGCCCTGATCCGTCGTGTACCAGAAGGGTTTAACCGGGAAAGTCTGCTGACCAAGCTCTCCGCGCAATTACGCTGGGGGGAAAATGAAAAGCGTCTGCGTGAGATATTCCGCCGTCAGGAACAAGAAGCGCAACAGACTGCCACCGCAGCAAAACCCGGTGGTAAAATCAAACTGACGCTGATCCGACGGGCAATTGCGTTGATCGTGCAACATCCAGCCGTCGCGGCATTACTCCCCCCGCTGCCGGATGTGCTAAAATCATTAAAAGAACCCGGTATTGAGGTGTTACTCACGCTGTTAGCGCAGTTGCACAACAACCCAATGTCGACCGGTCAGTTGCTGGAACTGTGGCGTGATACCAAAGAAGGACGCGCTTTAGCACAACTGGCAATGCTGGATGAACTCACCGCCGGTGACAACATTCAGCAAGAACTGGAAGATGTCTGCGATCGTTTGCTCGATCTGTATCTGCAGCAACGGCTAGACAGCTTATTAAATCAGCACCAGCTGAATCTTGAAGAAAAACAAGAACTACAGTTTTTACTAACTGAATACAAACGATCCACGAAATAA
- the rpoD gene encoding RNA polymerase sigma factor RpoD — protein sequence MSSMEQTPQSQLKLLVAKGKEQGYLTYAEVNDHLPQDIVDSDQIEDIIQMINDMGIQVVENVPDADDLLLTENNAADEDAAEAAAQVLASVESEIGRTTDPVRMYMREMGTVELLTREGEIDIAKRIEDGINQVQSSVAEYPEAITYLLDQFDRFEAGHIRLGDIISGFVSEDDDLPPTATNIGSALDEETLKEDDTDDDDEDEDGDDDAEEDTGPDPEVAREKFSALRTQYEKTRDAIKDNGRDSDLAKVQILELANVFKEFRLVPKQFDRLVNSMRDMMERVRVQERLILRYCVEYAKMPKKNFVSAFTNNESSNGWFEFAKSSGKAWSAGLEKMDEEVQRSIQKLQQVEHETGLSIAQIKDINRRMSIGEAKARRAKKEMVEANLRLVISIAKKYTNRGLQFLDLIQEGNIGLMKAVDKFEYRRGYKFSTYATWWIRQAITRSIADQARTIRIPVHMIETINKLNRISRQMLQEMGREPNPEELAERMGMPEDKIRKVLKIAKEPISMETPIGDDEDSHLGDFIEDTTLALPADSATSESLKAATRDVLSGLTAREAKVLRMRFGIDMNTDHTLEEVGKQFDVTRERIRQIEAKALRKLRHPSRSEVLRSFLDE from the coding sequence ATGAGTTCTATGGAGCAAACCCCTCAGTCGCAACTAAAACTCCTCGTTGCCAAAGGTAAAGAGCAGGGCTATCTGACTTACGCCGAAGTTAACGATCATCTTCCACAAGATATCGTTGATTCCGATCAGATAGAAGACATTATTCAGATGATCAATGACATGGGTATCCAGGTCGTTGAAAACGTACCTGATGCCGATGATCTGTTGCTGACCGAAAACAATGCCGCCGACGAAGATGCAGCAGAAGCTGCAGCGCAAGTTCTGGCATCTGTTGAGTCTGAAATTGGTCGTACTACTGACCCTGTGCGTATGTATATGCGCGAAATGGGTACGGTTGAACTATTGACTCGTGAAGGCGAAATTGACATCGCTAAACGAATTGAAGACGGTATCAATCAGGTACAAAGTTCCGTAGCCGAATATCCGGAAGCGATCACTTACCTGCTGGATCAGTTTGATCGTTTTGAAGCCGGTCATATCCGTCTGGGCGACATCATTTCCGGTTTCGTCAGTGAAGATGACGATTTACCACCAACAGCAACCAACATCGGTTCTGCGTTAGATGAAGAAACGCTGAAAGAAGACGATACCGATGATGATGACGAAGATGAAGACGGCGATGATGATGCGGAAGAAGATACTGGTCCGGATCCTGAAGTCGCTCGTGAGAAATTCTCCGCGCTGCGTACTCAATACGAAAAAACGCGTGACGCCATCAAAGACAATGGTCGTGACAGCGATTTAGCCAAAGTACAGATCCTTGAATTAGCGAACGTATTCAAAGAATTCCGTCTGGTTCCGAAGCAGTTTGACCGTTTGGTTAACAGCATGCGTGACATGATGGAACGCGTGCGCGTACAGGAACGTTTGATCCTGCGTTATTGCGTTGAATACGCAAAAATGCCAAAGAAAAACTTTGTTTCTGCTTTCACCAACAACGAATCCAGCAATGGTTGGTTTGAATTTGCGAAAAGCAGCGGTAAAGCCTGGTCTGCCGGCCTGGAAAAAATGGATGAAGAAGTACAACGCTCCATCCAGAAATTGCAGCAGGTAGAACACGAAACGGGTCTGTCGATTGCTCAGATCAAAGATATCAACCGTCGTATGAGCATTGGTGAAGCCAAAGCACGCCGGGCGAAAAAAGAGATGGTTGAAGCGAACTTACGTCTGGTAATTTCTATCGCGAAGAAATACACCAACCGTGGTCTGCAATTCCTTGATTTGATTCAAGAAGGTAACATTGGTCTGATGAAAGCGGTCGATAAATTCGAATATCGCCGTGGTTACAAATTCTCGACCTATGCTACTTGGTGGATCCGTCAGGCAATCACGCGTTCTATCGCTGACCAAGCTCGTACCATCCGTATTCCGGTACACATGATCGAAACGATCAATAAACTGAACCGTATCTCTCGTCAGATGCTGCAGGAAATGGGTCGTGAACCGAATCCTGAAGAGCTGGCAGAACGTATGGGCATGCCGGAAGACAAGATCCGTAAAGTGCTGAAGATCGCGAAAGAGCCTATCTCCATGGAAACCCCGATCGGTGACGATGAAGATTCGCACTTAGGTGATTTCATTGAAGACACGACACTGGCACTGCCAGCGGATTCGGCCACTTCAGAAAGCCTGAAAGCAGCTACCCGTGACGTATTGTCTGGTCTGACTGCACGTGAAGCGAAAGTGCTGCGTATGCGTTTTGGTATCGATATGAACACTGACCATACTTTGGAAGAAGTAGGTAAGCAGTTCGACGTTACTCGTGAACGTATTCGTCAGATCGAAGCAAAAGCATTACGCAAACTGCGTCATCCAAGCCGCTCAGAAGTTCTTCGTAGCTTCCTGGATGAATAG